CCCCAGTTCACCGGCGGCGTCTGGTACCCCTCGATATCGAGCATGCCCCAGGAGGCGTATTCGGCCACGGCGGCGGTGCAATTGTTGACGGGCTTATCGAAGTCGAAATGGTCGTCTTCGTTGAAAAGAATCGGCTTAGGCTTGTAGCCGGGTTGCTTGCGAACGGCGCGCACCATTTCGCCGATGCGCGCCGGATCCTTCACGCCATTCCCGTGGAGCAGGACGAAATCGGAGATCTGGGTGACCTCCGGCGGCGGTAGCGTGTTGCCGTTGAAACTGGTGCCGACCAGCAGACGGCGCTGTCGAAATGTTATCGCCTGCGCATCGCGGATGAGCAGCGGAATCAGGTCCGGACGTAGCACGTCGTGATCGTACTTGCGATTATTGCTCTCGTTCGCCACTTCGATTGTCACGTTGCGATACTCACGCGAGAGAACGAATTCCACGGTGTTTTTGAGCGCGCGGCGAATGGCTTTATCGTCTTCGAGGACCTGATCCTGGCCGAAGTAGAAAACGCCCAGCATCGGCGACATGCCGAGGTCGTCGGCACGATCCAGGATCAGGCGCAAGCGGTTGAGAAATGCGGGGATGATCTCGCCGCGGGGCGTAAACGCGCCGGTCACCCAGGGCTGTTGCCCCGCGTAGCCGCGCGGATTTCCGCCCTGCATGTTGAGGGTGAAACTCAGCACGCCGTGCTTGCGCCATGCGGGCATGGCGGCTAGGAATTCGCGCGTGTTGCGAGCCGGGTCCCACTGTTTCGTATCCGCGTAATTCCAGTTCGACCTCGTCCCGGAATTCTGGTCGTCAAAAAATCCCAGCACCATTCGCGTGTTCATCAACAGGCCCTCAATCTTGTGGCCGCGCCATTGGCGGCCAGGATAGGTGAGCTTGTTGCCGATCAGGAATCGCTCGCCGTCGATGGCCAATTCAGTTTTGCGGGGGCCGGTCTGCAAGGCGGCGGCGAGGAATGAGCGGCGGAGCATCATGGTGTCCAGGATACACTGCGAATCATGGTTGAGAGTATCTGTGTTTATTGCGGTTCCAATCCCGGTTTCGATCCGGCGTTCCGCGCGGCGGCGGTTTCGTTGGGGACGGAGATCGGCCGCCGCGGGCTGCGTCTGGTTTATGGCGGGAGCCACCTGGGGATGATGGGCGTCCTGGCCGACGCGGTGCTGGCTTCGGGCGGACAAGTGACGGGCGTTATGCCGGCGTTGTTGGTGGAGAAGGAGGCGGCACACCGGGGGCTGAGCGAACTGCGCACCGTGGATGCCATGCATGAACGCAAGATGCAAATGGCGGACCTGGCCGGCGGATTCGTCTCGCTGCCGGGCGGCTACGGGACGTTGGACGAGACGTTTGAAATCGCCACGTGGGCGCAACTCGGTCTTCATGCGAAGCCGGTGGTGTTGTGGAATGTGAGCGGATTCTATGACCCGCTATTCACGTTCCTGGACGGCATCGTGACCGCTGGATTGTTGCGGCCGCAACACCGGGCGCTGCTGCGCGAGGCGCGCACGTTGGAAGAGGTGTTCGCGCGGCTGGCTGAACCGGTGGAATCCGGCGGCGGGAAGTGGCTGCCGGGGGATCTGCGTTAACGCGCCGCGTGCTCACACGGTGGAGCCGGGACGGCGACTTGCGGCATTGGCGCCACTTCGACCGCTGGAATTCGCTGGACGGTGAACTCCTTGCCGTTTTCGATTGGCATCGCCCGCAGGGCGACAGGCGACAGCCCGGCGGGGGCGGGGCCACTCGCACCGATAGGCGTTAAGGTAAGCCGTCGTGCTACCTGTCCTTGTTTCGGGGAGCAGCACTTCTCCGGTTTGGCGACTTTACGTCCGACTGAGGCAACTTCCCAAAAGGGGACTTCCGGCTCCAACTTCCGAATGGCGCGTGATCCGTCCGTAATTCTCAACGCGGCCGACCAGATGAGGTCGTCGCCATGCACCCGACCGTGTAGGACTGGCAACAGGGATTAGGAAACTGCCTCGGGCCACGCCTTGCACTCTTCCCGTTCGCGACCATCACGAGGGCTCAATTCGCGAGTGCACATGCACCGGTTTACATTGTGCGGCGGGCTTCTTGCGTGTGATACACCACTGGGTTCATCGTTCTTGAGTGAAACGGGGAATGTCATGAGCAACTCCATGGCCAGCGTGGCGCTCACGACTGGGGTTGTTCTGTTCCCTGGCCAGCCGACGCCGAGGATCTATAACCGCGTTGCGGAAGCTTAGTGCAGCCGGACCACGGTTGAAAAAAACAGGAGGACAAGTTTCGGGATATGGTAGAATCGTTTAGAAACAACTTGGTTGCCGCGCCGGGCCGCCGGCATCCCCGTCTTAGGCCGACCAGGGTAAGTATTATCCAGGTCAGCCTAAACAAGAATTTAGACATCAGAATCGAGCCGATTGCCTACCATCCGACCATGACTGCGATACGCGCGTGCTGGAACTATCCAAGCAACAACGAGGAGGAAGGTGGTGGCGCTTAGTGACTATCTGAACGGC
This DNA window, taken from Planctomycetia bacterium, encodes the following:
- a CDS encoding TIGR00730 family Rossman fold protein, whose protein sequence is MVESICVYCGSNPGFDPAFRAAAVSLGTEIGRRGLRLVYGGSHLGMMGVLADAVLASGGQVTGVMPALLVEKEAAHRGLSELRTVDAMHERKMQMADLAGGFVSLPGGYGTLDETFEIATWAQLGLHAKPVVLWNVSGFYDPLFTFLDGIVTAGLLRPQHRALLREARTLEEVFARLAEPVESGGGKWLPGDLR